The proteins below come from a single Gimesia chilikensis genomic window:
- the ruvC gene encoding crossover junction endodeoxyribonuclease RuvC, translating to MKANSTMDDEELTPATRYLGIDPGLNRTGYALLEQSARGPVLCEGGIIRSNQEMNLAARVHEIASGIREVITEYRPDVMAIEQVFTTPKFPKSSIIMAHARGAILFAAHDAGVPVVHYTPTQIKRLITGSGRASKEQMQHAIKNELGLKTILEPNDVADAFAAALCHYHTIRVACF from the coding sequence ATGAAGGCAAACTCGACAATGGATGATGAAGAGTTGACACCTGCCACACGGTACCTGGGAATTGACCCGGGCCTGAACCGCACGGGTTACGCCCTGCTGGAACAGTCGGCCCGGGGTCCGGTGCTGTGCGAAGGAGGCATCATCCGTTCGAACCAGGAGATGAACCTCGCGGCGCGGGTGCATGAAATTGCCTCGGGAATCCGGGAAGTGATTACCGAGTATCGCCCTGATGTCATGGCCATCGAACAGGTATTTACGACTCCCAAGTTTCCCAAGAGTTCGATCATCATGGCCCATGCACGCGGCGCGATTCTGTTCGCCGCCCATGACGCCGGCGTCCCCGTGGTGCATTACACTCCCACGCAGATCAAACGCCTGATTACAGGCAGCGGCCGTGCATCGAAAGAACAGATGCAGCATGCGATCAAAAACGAACTCGGATTAAAAACCATCCTGGAACCGAACGACGTCGCCGATGCCTTCGCGGCAGCGCTGTGCCACTACCATACGATTCGTGTGGCCTGCTTCTGA
- the cysS gene encoding cysteine--tRNA ligase: MTLRIYNTLSRKKEDFQTIKPGKVGIYLCGPTVYKHSHIGHMVGPVIIDTIARYLKYNGYEVKFVNNITDIDDKLINRAAEKNISVEKLAAEMTQDYFDNLETMGIDTITDFPKATDYIDAMLEIIQTLIDQGNAYPLDGDVYFSAESDNNYGCLSGRKIEEMIAGTRVEANDKKKNPADFALWKKSRPGEPAWDSPWGPGRPGWHIECSAMSRKLLGDSFDIHGGGLDLMFPHHENERAQSECCTGKTYVRYWVHNGLMQASDAAGKVGGQHDRHGDVVVDQQAQEADKLSGSKGAASVKELFAVHPPEIVRLFLLSTHYRSPIAFSDENISETGKGMEGFYRFFETFERITGESFYDLATAQKRDASVTLEGEPGEYFQQLAELRQRFWEAMDDDFNTSGAIGVLFELRSTLNSLIHEQKLDGPGKDNEQMVAALKTGACLLKELSNLLGVFRKAPVKEQGADDGLVNQLMELIIDIRKDARTNKNWDIADKIRDGLAACQITVEDRPEGSLWRRG, translated from the coding sequence ATGACGCTAAGAATTTACAACACACTGAGTCGCAAAAAAGAAGATTTCCAGACGATCAAACCAGGGAAGGTCGGCATCTATCTCTGCGGCCCCACGGTTTACAAGCATTCGCACATCGGTCACATGGTCGGCCCGGTGATCATCGACACCATCGCCCGTTACCTGAAGTACAACGGTTATGAAGTCAAGTTCGTCAACAACATCACGGACATTGATGACAAGCTGATCAATCGGGCAGCCGAAAAGAATATTTCGGTTGAAAAGCTGGCAGCCGAGATGACCCAGGATTACTTCGATAACCTGGAAACGATGGGCATTGATACCATTACCGATTTCCCCAAAGCGACCGACTACATCGACGCGATGCTGGAAATCATCCAGACGCTGATCGACCAGGGGAACGCTTACCCGCTGGACGGCGATGTCTACTTCTCTGCTGAGTCAGACAACAACTACGGATGCCTGAGTGGTCGGAAGATCGAAGAGATGATCGCCGGCACCCGTGTGGAAGCCAACGACAAGAAAAAGAATCCGGCTGACTTCGCTCTGTGGAAAAAATCACGACCAGGAGAACCGGCGTGGGACAGCCCCTGGGGACCTGGTCGCCCCGGCTGGCACATCGAATGTTCTGCGATGAGCCGCAAACTGCTGGGTGATTCCTTCGACATTCATGGCGGCGGTCTGGACCTGATGTTTCCCCATCATGAAAACGAGCGAGCCCAGTCCGAATGCTGCACCGGTAAGACGTACGTGCGTTACTGGGTGCACAATGGTCTGATGCAGGCCAGCGACGCTGCCGGTAAAGTTGGCGGTCAGCACGATCGTCACGGAGATGTGGTCGTCGATCAGCAGGCTCAGGAAGCCGATAAGCTCTCCGGTTCCAAGGGAGCCGCTTCCGTGAAAGAACTGTTCGCGGTGCACCCTCCCGAAATCGTGCGGCTGTTCCTGCTGTCTACGCATTACCGCAGCCCGATTGCCTTCAGCGATGAAAACATCAGTGAAACCGGCAAGGGTATGGAAGGCTTTTATCGCTTCTTTGAAACATTTGAGCGAATCACAGGCGAAAGTTTCTATGACCTGGCAACCGCCCAGAAACGGGACGCGTCGGTCACGCTGGAAGGGGAGCCGGGCGAATACTTCCAGCAGCTGGCTGAACTCCGCCAGCGGTTCTGGGAAGCGATGGACGACGATTTCAACACCAGCGGTGCAATTGGCGTCCTGTTTGAACTGCGTTCCACATTAAACTCGTTGATCCACGAACAGAAACTGGATGGTCCCGGCAAAGACAACGAGCAGATGGTTGCCGCTCTCAAAACCGGTGCCTGCCTGCTCAAAGAGCTCTCCAATCTGCTGGGTGTCTTCCGCAAAGCCCCCGTTAAAGAACAGGGAGCCGACGATGGTCTGGTCAACCAGTTGATGGAGCTGATCATCGATATCCGCAAGGATGCCCGCACCAATAAGAACTGGGACATTGCCGACAAAATCCGCGATGGACTGGCTGCCTGTCAGATCACCGTGGAAGACCGTCCCGAAGGCAGTTTGTGGCGGCGGGGGTAA
- a CDS encoding Rieske (2Fe-2S) protein has product MGNKVRIADVDQVPEGTAAEFVAEDRIIALFHVDDQYYAMDGVCPHAGGPLGEGALTGTVVTCPWHGWQFDVTTGQHCLNERLCHPTYPVTVEADGIYVELPDANS; this is encoded by the coding sequence ATGGGAAATAAAGTGCGGATCGCCGATGTAGATCAGGTTCCGGAAGGGACCGCTGCCGAGTTTGTGGCGGAAGATCGCATTATCGCCCTGTTCCACGTTGATGATCAATATTATGCAATGGACGGTGTCTGTCCCCACGCGGGGGGACCACTGGGTGAGGGCGCTTTGACGGGAACAGTGGTGACCTGTCCCTGGCATGGCTGGCAATTCGATGTGACTACCGGCCAGCATTGCCTGAATGAACGGCTCTGCCATCCGACTTATCCCGTGACTGTCGAAGCAGACGGAATTTACGTCGAGCTGCCAGACGCAAATTCCTGA
- a CDS encoding HAD family hydrolase, which yields MKYQAVIFDCDGVLVDSETLGNRVLAEMITDIGFPLSPEDAVQQFKGGKLADCLAVVESQMGQKLPADFATQVRAQMAVVFQSELQPIRGVREALEAIPVQKCVASNGPEEKMALTLKITDLARFFDGRIYSAYTVGVWKPEPDLYLYAASQMGVRPEDCVVIEDSHLGVQAAVAAGIPVLGYADHSSPAELEALGAQAFRSMQELPELLGFSAPLSGN from the coding sequence ATGAAGTATCAAGCGGTTATTTTTGATTGCGACGGTGTACTGGTCGACAGCGAAACCCTGGGAAACCGGGTACTGGCGGAGATGATTACCGACATCGGTTTTCCGCTCTCTCCCGAAGATGCGGTGCAGCAGTTCAAGGGGGGCAAGCTCGCGGATTGCCTGGCGGTGGTCGAATCACAAATGGGACAGAAGCTACCGGCAGATTTTGCCACTCAGGTACGGGCACAAATGGCGGTGGTGTTTCAGTCCGAGCTTCAGCCGATCCGGGGAGTTCGAGAAGCGTTGGAAGCGATTCCCGTACAGAAGTGCGTCGCTTCAAACGGTCCCGAAGAAAAAATGGCACTGACGCTCAAAATCACCGATCTGGCCCGCTTCTTTGACGGCCGGATTTATTCGGCTTATACGGTGGGGGTCTGGAAACCCGAACCGGACCTTTACCTGTATGCAGCTTCCCAGATGGGCGTCCGTCCGGAAGACTGTGTGGTCATTGAAGACAGTCACCTGGGAGTCCAGGCAGCGGTCGCGGCGGGCATCCCGGTACTGGGTTATGCCGACCATAGTTCACCTGCCGAACTCGAAGCATTGGGAGCGCAAGCCTTCCGATCCATGCAGGAACTGCCGGAGTTGCTTGGGTTTTCTGCCCCACTTTCCGGCAACTGA
- a CDS encoding HD-GYP domain-containing protein, whose protein sequence is MNASEQRLNPMVSKAADKKNSPYTALDIDRLRIGVTLQAPIYEAEAEKNILLLARGKKITQAYIESLKKRGIRSVRVHERDLSNLMLPDGESQQSEPGSARRLKRRRTQLRTSASSRKRQVPETRQAGSPWQIQTSSFLHQVSPVQTTDYVPALQSKYHEQFRVLTKATGEIYKQLLITTSVSMSQLNNMTDVSLAQLSDDLDLFVLEGTSPVEDGNLCRHGLQMSSLALAMGTQLGLDRDTLSQLSIGCLLHDVGMQKITACTSLSHEPASQLERLEVKKHPILTYDLLNQLHEIPMVSRMVAYQIHERCDGSGYPRGQQGNQIHPLSKIAAVADEYINLVSDHALSPGLLPYQAAEKLIFDAAHGKYDVQAVRALLQSISLYPVGSLVELNNGQRAQVIRTNRQHYGTPIVKLLDGSNNETILNLLAHDDLTVVRALSRNDLQPAAETSEAGIICQPV, encoded by the coding sequence ATGAATGCATCAGAACAGCGTCTCAATCCTATGGTTTCAAAAGCTGCTGACAAAAAAAACAGTCCTTACACCGCGCTGGATATCGACCGCCTGCGTATCGGGGTCACCCTGCAGGCCCCCATTTATGAGGCGGAAGCCGAAAAAAACATCTTGCTGCTGGCCCGCGGTAAGAAAATCACTCAGGCTTATATTGAAAGCCTGAAAAAGCGTGGCATCCGCAGCGTACGGGTCCATGAACGAGACCTGTCCAATTTGATGCTTCCCGATGGGGAAAGCCAACAGTCAGAACCGGGGTCAGCAAGGAGACTCAAGCGCAGACGGACCCAACTGCGCACCAGCGCCTCCAGCAGAAAGCGGCAGGTGCCGGAAACCAGACAGGCGGGATCCCCCTGGCAGATTCAGACCAGTTCTTTCCTGCACCAGGTCAGTCCGGTTCAAACCACGGACTACGTCCCTGCCCTGCAATCGAAATACCACGAACAATTCCGAGTACTGACCAAAGCGACCGGGGAGATCTACAAACAGTTGCTGATCACAACCAGTGTCAGCATGTCACAGCTCAATAACATGACTGATGTTTCTCTCGCACAACTGTCTGATGATCTGGACCTGTTTGTGCTGGAAGGGACGTCACCTGTGGAGGATGGAAATCTCTGCAGACACGGTTTGCAGATGTCGAGCCTGGCACTGGCGATGGGCACGCAGCTGGGACTGGACCGCGATACGTTATCCCAGCTCTCCATCGGCTGCCTGTTACATGATGTGGGCATGCAGAAAATCACAGCCTGTACTTCGCTCAGCCACGAGCCTGCCAGCCAGCTCGAACGACTGGAAGTGAAAAAACATCCGATTCTCACCTATGACCTGCTCAATCAGCTGCATGAAATTCCGATGGTCTCCCGGATGGTGGCTTACCAGATTCACGAACGCTGCGATGGATCGGGTTATCCGCGCGGGCAACAGGGGAATCAGATTCATCCTCTGTCCAAAATTGCCGCCGTTGCCGATGAATACATCAATCTCGTTTCGGACCATGCACTGTCGCCGGGATTACTGCCCTACCAGGCCGCGGAAAAGCTGATTTTCGACGCCGCCCACGGCAAATATGACGTTCAGGCGGTTCGCGCTTTGCTGCAGTCCATCTCGCTTTATCCGGTCGGATCACTGGTTGAGTTGAATAACGGACAACGGGCCCAGGTGATTCGTACCAATCGACAGCACTACGGCACACCGATCGTCAAGCTGCTGGATGGTAGCAACAATGAGACGATTCTCAATCTGCTGGCACACGATGATCTCACCGTCGTGCGTGCTCTCTCCCGGAATGATCTGCAGCCTGCTGCAGAAACTTCTGAGGCAGGTATCATTTGCCAGCCGGTGTAA
- a CDS encoding lysophospholipid acyltransferase family protein produces MINWRMMRYRLEYLVFQTLVCVVRSLPLRESVKLAKGLAFVIHRCLPRKMTRYHVAAENLRTAFGEELSEKEIDETIYQMWTHLFRMIVEIIQLPRKLHRGNIFDVLDFDYPPELITALCSGRPVILLSGHYGNWEIAVSVFGLFGFPMGVVARELDNPYLNKWFAQFRQHTGHRAMAKSGGYDDMVATIERRGHLALLGDQDAGKRGLFVNFFGKPASTFKSIALLALEYRAYICVGYARRLPDDFEQNQWIKFEMGCEELIDATKCVSKDPVGELTQQFTSSLEKAIRKSPEQYFWVHRRWKSQPRVREKKKRQAEPIAEKRAA; encoded by the coding sequence ATGATTAATTGGCGCATGATGCGATACCGACTGGAATATCTGGTATTTCAGACCCTGGTCTGTGTGGTTCGATCATTACCGCTCAGGGAGTCGGTGAAACTGGCTAAAGGCCTGGCGTTTGTCATTCACCGTTGTCTGCCGCGTAAGATGACCCGGTATCATGTCGCTGCTGAAAACCTGCGGACTGCCTTTGGTGAAGAACTTTCAGAAAAAGAAATCGACGAGACGATCTACCAGATGTGGACGCATCTGTTTCGTATGATCGTCGAGATTATTCAACTGCCTCGCAAACTGCACCGGGGCAATATCTTTGATGTGCTCGACTTCGATTATCCCCCCGAACTGATTACTGCCCTCTGTTCCGGACGTCCGGTGATTCTGCTCAGCGGTCATTATGGTAACTGGGAGATTGCGGTCTCGGTATTCGGTCTGTTTGGATTTCCCATGGGCGTTGTGGCACGGGAACTGGATAATCCTTACCTGAATAAATGGTTCGCGCAGTTCCGTCAGCACACCGGCCACCGGGCGATGGCGAAAAGCGGCGGTTATGATGACATGGTCGCCACCATTGAACGCCGGGGCCATTTGGCGCTGCTGGGTGATCAGGATGCCGGCAAGCGGGGACTGTTTGTGAACTTCTTTGGCAAACCGGCTTCGACATTCAAGTCGATTGCCCTGCTGGCCCTCGAATACCGGGCCTATATCTGTGTGGGTTATGCCCGCCGTTTGCCTGATGACTTCGAACAGAATCAGTGGATCAAATTTGAGATGGGTTGTGAAGAGTTGATCGACGCTACCAAATGTGTCTCCAAAGACCCGGTTGGCGAACTTACGCAACAGTTTACTTCGTCGCTGGAAAAGGCGATCCGCAAATCACCCGAACAGTATTTCTGGGTCCATCGACGCTGGAAGAGTCAGCCACGTGTGCGTGAGAAAAAGAAACGCCAGGCAGAGCCGATTGCGGAAAAAAGAGCCGCCTGA
- the ruvA gene encoding Holliday junction branch migration protein RuvA has translation MITNIRGQLSELSLTEAIISVGAFDYEVFIPEFVRRQLQPLIGKEVSLKTIEYIEGNPQKGRLTPRMIGFMSHAEREFFELVCSVDGVGVKKTLRAMVRPVKEVATAIEEKDIKQLTTLPGIGPAVAERIVAKLRRKMAKFALIVAKEFPADEAQTDVFGEAYEALLSLGYSANEARDKVETMAADGQKFKSIEEFLTALYQQERN, from the coding sequence ATGATTACAAATATCCGTGGCCAATTGAGCGAACTGAGTCTGACCGAGGCGATCATCTCGGTGGGGGCTTTTGACTATGAAGTGTTTATCCCCGAGTTTGTCCGCCGCCAGCTGCAACCTCTGATCGGTAAAGAGGTCAGTCTCAAAACCATCGAATACATCGAAGGAAACCCGCAGAAGGGGCGACTGACGCCGCGAATGATCGGTTTCATGAGCCATGCAGAGCGGGAGTTCTTCGAACTGGTCTGCTCGGTGGATGGCGTGGGCGTCAAGAAAACACTAAGGGCCATGGTGCGTCCTGTGAAAGAGGTCGCCACCGCGATCGAAGAAAAAGACATTAAGCAACTCACGACACTCCCCGGCATCGGCCCCGCGGTGGCAGAACGGATCGTCGCTAAGCTTCGCCGCAAGATGGCCAAGTTTGCCCTGATTGTCGCCAAGGAATTTCCTGCCGACGAAGCACAGACCGACGTCTTCGGCGAAGCCTACGAGGCGCTACTCAGTCTGGGCTATTCCGCCAATGAAGCCCGCGATAAGGTAGAGACCATGGCCGCGGATGGCCAGAAGTTCAAGAGCATCGAGGAGTTCCTCACCGCACTCTACCAGCAGGAACGCAACTGA
- a CDS encoding glycerate kinase type-2 family protein, which translates to MSEMTSLAERALQIWKSGVRAVDSQSLVRQAIQVSGQELSICGHNFPLEGHENLVVVGAGKAGSGMAAGVEAALDGSPLLERCRGWVNVPADCVRTLGRINLYPARPASLNEPTPEGVYGSRQILKMISQLQPDDLCLVLISGGGSALLSAPLPPVTLEDKQAVTRLLMSSGATIQELNCVRKQISQVKGGRLAQAATSGTVIALIISDVVGDPLDIIASGPTVQDQSTPADAVAVLQRLILDRDRIPESVWTILEGKQTGQGSVTTEPQKTIINEIIGSNATALSAAENAARSLGYKVYSLGSTNEGVASEVGVDLAELCLKIHSGQGPVSRPACILSGGEPVVDLSSTPHPGKGGRNQEVVLAALQRLWEEDLTDVCLLSGGTDGEDGPTDAAGGIIDSRIQKKAHELGINVDDYLQTHNAYPCLSQIGGLIKTGATQTNVMDLRVALIG; encoded by the coding sequence ATGTCTGAGATGACCTCTCTCGCCGAACGTGCTCTGCAGATCTGGAAGAGCGGTGTCCGGGCCGTTGATTCCCAGTCCCTGGTCCGCCAGGCGATCCAGGTTTCGGGCCAGGAACTCTCGATCTGTGGTCATAACTTTCCACTCGAAGGACACGAAAATCTGGTTGTCGTGGGAGCCGGTAAAGCCGGGTCCGGGATGGCGGCCGGAGTCGAAGCCGCTCTGGACGGTTCTCCCCTGCTGGAACGCTGTCGCGGATGGGTGAATGTTCCCGCTGACTGTGTCAGAACACTCGGCAGAATCAATCTCTATCCCGCTCGCCCTGCCAGTCTGAATGAGCCTACACCGGAAGGCGTCTATGGATCGCGGCAGATTCTGAAAATGATCTCTCAGCTTCAACCGGATGATCTCTGCCTGGTGTTAATCTCGGGGGGCGGCAGTGCATTGTTGTCCGCTCCACTTCCGCCGGTGACGCTAGAAGACAAGCAGGCCGTCACGCGGCTGCTGATGTCGTCTGGAGCCACGATTCAGGAACTCAACTGTGTGCGCAAACAGATCTCCCAGGTGAAAGGAGGTCGTCTGGCGCAGGCCGCTACCTCCGGGACGGTGATCGCACTGATTATCTCTGATGTCGTGGGAGATCCGCTGGATATCATTGCCTCGGGACCGACGGTTCAGGATCAGTCGACCCCCGCGGATGCGGTCGCGGTGCTGCAGCGATTGATTCTCGATCGAGACCGAATTCCTGAGTCCGTCTGGACGATCCTCGAAGGGAAGCAGACAGGGCAGGGCAGCGTCACGACGGAACCACAGAAGACTATCATCAACGAAATCATCGGCAGCAACGCGACTGCCCTGTCGGCTGCTGAAAACGCGGCCCGCAGTCTGGGGTATAAAGTCTACTCCCTCGGTTCGACAAATGAAGGGGTTGCTTCCGAAGTGGGTGTTGATCTGGCCGAACTCTGTCTGAAGATCCACAGTGGTCAGGGACCGGTTTCGCGGCCTGCCTGTATTTTGAGTGGCGGTGAGCCGGTGGTTGATCTTTCCTCCACTCCGCATCCCGGTAAAGGGGGCCGTAATCAGGAAGTCGTTCTGGCTGCACTTCAAAGGCTCTGGGAAGAAGATCTGACAGACGTCTGTCTGCTTTCAGGGGGCACCGATGGTGAAGATGGTCCGACCGATGCGGCCGGTGGAATCATTGATTCCCGGATCCAAAAGAAGGCGCACGAACTAGGGATTAATGTCGACGACTACCTGCAAACGCACAATGCCTACCCCTGCCTGTCGCAAATCGGGGGGCTGATCAAGACCGGAGCGACACAGACCAACGTCATGGATTTACGGGTCGCACTCATCGGTTGA